TGAAGCATGATATCTGTCAAAAGAATGTTGGTACTATAGCAGTTGCCTAGGAAAATAGTTACAGGTAAAGAACAAGTTGATTTACCGGATCACCAGCATTTGGACCATCTGTATGGAATAGAATAGGGCGGCAACGTTTATCTTCGTTCATCAGACTTGAATTCTGGAAATGAGCAATAAGAGCAGATTTTCCTTGAATTCGAGCATATGCAAGTACGGCTACCTTTTCACTGTTAAACTTCTCCCATTTTTTTCCATGAAAAGCCTGCATAACATTTCTTAATAATTAGTTTTATCAACACACGCGgaacaaaaaaagaaacagaTGAACTTGAAATTCATATTGCataggtaaataaataaaattcacaaTTATATAAGAGTTCCTAAATAACCTGGTGGAATGGAATTATTTGACCAGGATCAGTCATATTGATGAATGCATAGCCGACATTACATTTGTTCTGCAACAATTTGAACAACTAACTAAGAAAATATTTATGATTGCTACACTTATCAAGAGCCAACCAACACCAAAGAAATACTTGCCTTGAAATCAATTGGCAAATACAGAAAATCATAAGTTCCCCGACAACTCTCATCTATGGCTGTAAGAAGCATCTTTGAAGTATACCTGTCGAGACATTCATACAAATATCAATACGAAAGAACAAATCAATAGATCAGTCCCAAAGAATTTGCACACTTTATTACTCCTAGTAAAATTTGTTAAGGTAAAAACCAATTAATCAATATAAACAATATACGTAAAATATGCACAGGCAAGTAAAAAGTAAGGTGTATCCTCACAAATGTTGCCAATCAAAAGAGCGAGATAACATTGGTGTAAGTAATGCATCAAAAATGATAAGGGCGAGAGCCAAATAAGGAATTTGTAAAATGGAGATGAAAAGATAACAAtgcaagataaaaaaaaataatgtacaaGATAGAAAGAAATACTTGTTGGGAATATTTTTGATCATAAGTGTTGTTCGGTTGTCTTCCCCACGCAATATGCGGCCTAGGTCGAGTTCATATTGCTTTTTATCAGCATTGTTATTGTTTGCTTCACTTCGACGATGATAGAGGTTTCTCATCCGATCATTGGTAGAATCAAATTTTGACATTGAAGTCATGGGAAGTCTCCCAGGGAAGACATGTGACAACTGCTTAGGAGAGCCCTGCCCAACACTGGATGTCAAATCATTACCATTCCCACCAACATGAGAAAACATGTTGCTAGAAAGATCTGAAGGATGCAATTGCCAGCTACCATGAAAACCTGCATTTCCTAGAGAACCCAGTCTAAAACCAGGAGCATCAGGAGACTCTCCCAAGTAAGAATGTTGTCTTTCCCAGGGTGATCCTGTAACAACTGGTGCTGATCCAACATGGTGGTCTATATGTGATGCTCTCAGCACATGAGCCGGTGACCTGGGAAAGCTGGGCATCAGTGGAAGACCTGGAGAACCAGCACCATTAACAAAGGATGGTGTTTTCTGCCAAACCATAGCATTTGATGGAGATTGCTGACGCAAGTTTGAGCCATTCCACATATGATAAAGATGGTGAGGAAGACTCCCATTTCCTGATGAtccaaattcaaaaataaaacagagatttcataaacaaaatttcaagtATATAGCATTATTAAATCCAAATTAGATATCACTGTAGCCTATTCCTATACAGCTTCTACTACTTTTGGATAGAAAGGCTGTCTCCAAGAGAACCAATACAAAGATGGAAATCGGAATGCATGATCTTCGATACTTGGCATGCAAGTATAAATTTCTTTAAATCAATAATTAGTTTTctaaataacattttatatttttggtcaaattaaaaaatgaaattatttaaaaccaaaactgTCATTAACTGTGACAATCAAACCCATTATTGCAAGGGTTTGAATTCCTAGGATGCCATTTAAAGTAAAACAATAAGATTAACCGTTTGGTTAGGAACAATTCCGAAACTGTTGCAAACAAAGTATGATTACTCATCCTTCCTTAGCATATTAAACTTACCTCCTGCATTAAATTCTGCCAAGTTCCCAGTTGAGCTCATTCCCTGAATGTGCCTTCTATCAGATGCTTCTGTGGATCCATTTCCAATATTGGCAGCCATTTTAATGGTATTTGACAAATTGTAAGGACTACCATTAGCTAAACCATCATGATACTCAGGCAAAGAATGAGGATGGAATCTTGGAATAGATCCAAATTTCATTGCATCAACAGCGTTACTGGACTCACGGGCACCAGGTACTGTTACAGCAGATGCCCCTCTTGCGGTGTTGGAAATACTGTGAAAAATTGTGTTATCAATGAAAGCATTCAAAGGCAGCTGTGATGCAGATTGGAATCTATGATTATATCCATTTTCCAAGCTTCCACCAGATGCAATAACTCCAGTAGCCACTCCTGTAAATGATGTCTAGTGAGACCAAGTACATCTTAGCTTCCTAAAAAAAGATAagtaaaagaagagaaaatcaTACCCTTCTGTCTTAAAAACAAGATGTCATTGAGATTATGACCAAGATCAGGTTCATCTTGTCCCTTTTGAGACGGCTTCATCATACTACAGAAACAGGATTTTCATGATTGTTATGATCAGTGACATTTTAATAGAACAAAAAGGTAGTATTTTTCCATCAAGGTGATTGATGACAACTTGACTCTATTAACCACTAAAAAGCAATAATATTATCTATGGTGGTGACAAGAATAAATATGTAGACTCTAAATGAAGACTTCATCTAAACAAATATAACTAAGATAGGCAAACTGAAAAGGTAGAAAAGAGTTCCGAAAGttactaaaaaaagaagaaaatgtaattcaaaaataaattaaaaaatggtaaTAGCCACCGTGTTGCATTCTTAGGATGGCCAGGTTCAAGCTTGATGTGTTTCCCAGCAATGCAGATCCCATTCAATGAACGGAGAGAAGCTTCTGCACCTCGAACATCataaaattcaatatatttgaTATGATTCATTTCTGGATATTCATAGATCTGCAATAACAGAACATAACATTTAAGAATCTGGTATCATCTTCTGATATACAAGCACCAAAAATGGATGAAAACCAACAATCAAGAACTTACTTCTTTGATTTCTCCATAAAGCCCAAAAATATGTTTTAGCTCGTCTTTCAAAACAGATGGATCAAGACCAGATATCATCAGTGTACCATGGCTAATATCCTTCTCTGAAGCATTTCCCTAGCATTTCATCAAGTTGAGATATTTCAATAAccataaaatgaaaaataggaATACAGAGGAATTGAACAAGCGAAGCACATAGCAGTAATACTGAAAGATGCTAAGACGAAAAGTAAAAATACTGTCTGTAAACAAATAGATGATAATAATGGAAAAGCAATTATGGATACACGACAAGTTACAAAGTAAGATGGTACCTTTGGAAATGAATAATGTATATCCAGATTCCTAGAATTCAATGACCTATTTTGAAGTGCTTTCATTGCATTTTGTGCAGCCCTTAGGTCATAATATGAAACCATAACAAACCCTTGATGCTTTCCGGCAGTATAAATGGTTCGGACATCTCCATATTGCTgcataaacaaacaaaatagtCCGATTTTAAGTCACTACAGGTGGTATACAACACtgcatttaaatttaaattcaaatatagcATCTACCATCATAAAAGAATAAAGAGTAAAGGTTCACCTCAAATAGAGCCTTTAGCTCCG
This portion of the Trifolium pratense cultivar HEN17-A07 linkage group LG3, ARS_RC_1.1, whole genome shotgun sequence genome encodes:
- the LOC123917970 gene encoding protein MEI2-like 1; this encodes MPFEIMNQRGVTASSHLYDDVSYASERNDGLRKSESIHDDHPQGKGEIAASPGGILHTSSTLERNAKTGLPMSQTSLSGEISENIHFGGQAGIVDVLKDSKESLNYHPRLWSDVHRQPTSSSYGLIGNKIFTNASSRESSLFSSSLSDMFSQKLRLLGNNNVGFHPEEEPYKSLEEIEADTIGDLLPDEDDLFSGVTDNLGSSAHAKTTDDFEDFDLFSSGGGMELEGDELLVSGKRICGLELDGDSAYFGGSKGKSPFGEQSSRTLFVRNIASNEEDSELKALFEQYGDVRTIYTAGKHQGFVMVSYYDLRAAQNAMKALQNRSLNSRNLDIHYSFPKGNASEKDISHGTLMISGLDPSVLKDELKHIFGLYGEIKEIYEYPEMNHIKYIEFYDVRGAEASLRSLNGICIAGKHIKLEPGHPKNATRMMKPSQKGQDEPDLGHNLNDILFLRQKGVATGVIASGGSLENGYNHRFQSASQLPLNAFIDNTIFHSISNTARGASAVTVPGARESSNAVDAMKFGSIPRFHPHSLPEYHDGLANGSPYNLSNTIKMAANIGNGSTEASDRRHIQGMSSTGNLAEFNAGGNGSLPHHLYHMWNGSNLRQQSPSNAMVWQKTPSFVNGAGSPGLPLMPSFPRSPAHVLRASHIDHHVGSAPVVTGSPWERQHSYLGESPDAPGFRLGSLGNAGFHGSWQLHPSDLSSNMFSHVGGNGNDLTSSVGQGSPKQLSHVFPGRLPMTSMSKFDSTNDRMRNLYHRRSEANNNNADKKQYELDLGRILRGEDNRTTLMIKNIPNKYTSKMLLTAIDESCRGTYDFLYLPIDFKNKCNVGYAFINMTDPGQIIPFHQAFHGKKWEKFNSEKVAVLAYARIQGKSALIAHFQNSSLMNEDKRCRPILFHTDGPNAGDPEPFPLGANVRVRPGKLRNCGSEESRIQGNSSTLASAEEFASGIHSSPSSSRDTD